In Oryza brachyantha chromosome 2, ObraRS2, whole genome shotgun sequence, a single window of DNA contains:
- the LOC102712505 gene encoding alpha/beta hydrolase domain-containing protein 17A-like yields MGAVTSTVAARFAFFPPSPPSYGLEAPAPPPAPAGEGAGAEGGGGVVVELTGVPRRGNVEARRLRTKRGTEVVAMYVRQAGARLTLLYSHGNAADLGQMFELFVELSAHLNVNLMGYDYSGYGQSSGKPSEQNTYADIETVYRCLVETYGASEENIILYGQSVGSGPTLDLASRLPRLRAAVLHSPILSGLRVMYPVKHTYWFDIYKNIDKIPLVRCPVLVIHGTADEVVDCSHGRALWELAKVKYEPLWVKGGNHCNLELYPEYIKHLKKFVGAIEKSPPLYDESPQSSGPSDNNTQTDPEGTEDSKKSTDCREKTRPSIDHRQSTDSREKPRGSTDRRDKNRKSVDQPRASVDQPDRPRKSVDRFGGVMKSVRYIDCFRVTTASGS; encoded by the exons ATGGGCGCCGTCACCTCGACGGTCGCGGCCCGCTTCGCCTTCTTCCCGCCCAGCCCGCCGTCGTACGGCCTCGAGGCCCCGGCACCGCCACCGGCACCGGCCGGggagggggcgggggcggagggaggaggaggggtggtggtggagctgACGGGGGTGCCGAGGAGGGGGAACGTGGAGGCGAGGCGGCTGCGGACGAAGcgcgggacggaggtggtggcgaTGTACGTGCggcaggcgggggcgcggctCACGCTGCTCTACTCGCACGGCAACGCGGCCGACCTCGGCCAGATGTTCGAGCTCTTCGTCGAGCTCAGCGCCCACCTCAACGTCAACCTCATGGG CTATGACTATTCTGGCTATGGGCAATCTTCTGGGAAG CCCAGCGAGCAGAACACTTACGCTGATATAGAAACTGTTTACAGATGTCTTGTAGAAACCTATGGAGCATCCGAGGAAAATATCATTCTTTATGGCCAATCAGTGGGTAGTGGTCCTACTTTGGATTTAGCCTCCCGTTTGCCTCGTTTGAGGGCAGCTGTTCTTCATAGCCCAATTTTGTCTGGCTTAAGAGTGATGTATCCTGTAAAACACACATATTGGTTTGACATATACAAG AACATTGACAAGATCCCATTAGTCAGGTGCCCTGTATTAGTGATTCAT GGTACAGCTGATGAGGTCGTCGACTGTTCCCATGGGAGGGCATTGTGGGAGCTTGCTAAAGTAAAGTATGAGCCTCTATGGGTCAAAGGAGGAAACCACTGTAATTTGGAACTGTACCCGGAGTACATTAAGCATCTAAAAAAGTTTGTTGGGGCCATTGAGAAATCGCCACCCCTTTATGATGAATCTCCACAGAGCTCAGGTCCATCCGATAATAATACTCAAACAGATCCTGAAGGCACAGAAGACTCGAAGAAAAGCACAGACTGCAGGGAGAAAACAAGGCCAAGCATAGATCACAGACAAAGCACAGATAGTCGGGAGAAACCAAGGGGCAGCACAGATAGGAGAGATAAAAACAGGAAGAGTGTGGACCAACCACGGGCTAGTGTCGATCAGCCTGACCGGCCAAGGAAAAGCGTTGACCG CTTTGGCGGGGTGATGAAGTCCGTCAGATATATCGACTGTTTCAGAGTAACAACTGCATCTGGGAGCTGA